In one Bacillus thuringiensis genomic region, the following are encoded:
- a CDS encoding HNH endonuclease, giving the protein MKFYKSKEWRALRLKALQRDNHECQMCKSKGKYKPAENVHHLKEVKTHPHLAMDLDNLQCLCIRCHNEVHDRLDKVEKKVPKFMNEERW; this is encoded by the coding sequence ATGAAGTTCTATAAGTCTAAAGAGTGGAGAGCACTAAGGCTCAAGGCTCTACAGCGTGATAATCACGAATGTCAAATGTGTAAGTCGAAAGGTAAATATAAGCCTGCTGAGAATGTACATCATCTTAAAGAGGTGAAGACACATCCACACTTAGCAATGGATTTAGATAACCTGCAATGCTTATGTATTCGATGTCACAATGAAGTACATGATCGGTTAGATAAGGTTGAGAAGAAGGTACCTAAGTTCATGAATGAGGAACGGTGGTAG
- a CDS encoding P27 family phage terminase small subunit: MQKLSKKAQIKQDLLQQLENANLNGMHYVDLVDDYITLFDTKNKLAREIKKNGPMIEWQNSESQKGMKANPATKEFRETNKRMTDLLKVLGLKEPVYDGSNDDDDV; the protein is encoded by the coding sequence GTGCAAAAACTATCAAAGAAAGCACAAATCAAACAAGATTTATTACAACAATTGGAAAATGCTAATTTGAATGGTATGCACTATGTTGACCTTGTCGACGATTACATAACATTGTTCGATACGAAAAACAAATTAGCGAGAGAAATTAAAAAGAATGGACCAATGATTGAATGGCAGAATAGTGAAAGCCAAAAGGGAATGAAAGCTAATCCAGCTACGAAAGAATTTCGTGAAACCAATAAGCGTATGACGGACTTATTAAAAGTGCTTGGTTTAAAAGAACCTGTATACGATGGAAGTAATGATGACGATGATGTCTAA